One window of Mesorhizobium loti R88b genomic DNA carries:
- a CDS encoding FAD-dependent oxidoreductase: protein MSQSSTAIFGARRDQAFPTLTEADIDHMRRFGDASAYAAGEHIIRAGDVAPGLIVVLSGTVDITQDGGLGRRETIVTHGPGSFVGELAQLSARPSLVNAEAAEPVEAFVIPSQRVRDLMVQEANLGERIMRALILRRVGLLESATSGPIIIGPSGNGDVLRLQGFLARSGQPHRVLDSGSDPCAKTLVERFDVDPHHLPVVLCPNGRLLMNPSEKDLARCIGLLRPIDADTLYDVAIVGAGPAGLAAAVYAASEGLSTIVLDCRAFGGQAGASARIENYLGFPTGITGMALMARAYNQAQKFGVEMVIPDEAKLLSAATDNSGARYLLDVGDGETVRTRSVVIASGARYRRLDVANLSQFEGTSVHYWASPIEGRLCAGQEVALVGAGNSAGQAAVYLASHARKVALLARGGSLDATMSRYLVERIRAQPNIEVLTQTEIEALEGEEGNLATVRWRNRVSGEETTRSIRHLFLFIGADPNTDWLAHCNVALDAKGFVRTGSELGAEHGLMETSRSGVFAIGDVRCGSVKRVAAAVGEGAQVVAALHAYLAQDGGHATAPQSMIPKSGTRFSGQDHTSTKR from the coding sequence ATGTCTCAATCCTCCACCGCAATCTTCGGCGCCCGTCGCGACCAGGCCTTCCCGACGCTGACCGAGGCTGACATCGACCACATGCGCCGGTTCGGCGACGCCAGCGCCTATGCCGCCGGCGAGCACATCATCAGGGCGGGCGATGTCGCGCCCGGCCTGATCGTCGTCCTGTCGGGCACGGTGGATATAACCCAGGATGGCGGACTGGGGCGGCGCGAGACGATCGTCACCCATGGTCCGGGCAGCTTCGTCGGCGAACTGGCGCAGCTTTCGGCTCGGCCCTCGCTGGTCAATGCCGAGGCCGCCGAGCCGGTCGAGGCCTTCGTCATCCCTTCGCAGCGCGTGCGCGACCTGATGGTGCAGGAGGCCAATCTCGGCGAGCGCATCATGCGGGCGCTGATCCTGCGCCGCGTCGGGCTCCTGGAAAGCGCCACCAGCGGGCCGATCATCATCGGACCATCAGGCAATGGCGACGTGCTGCGGCTGCAAGGTTTCTTGGCCCGCAGCGGCCAGCCGCACCGTGTGCTCGATTCCGGCAGCGACCCTTGCGCGAAAACCCTGGTCGAACGCTTCGACGTCGATCCTCATCATCTGCCCGTCGTGCTGTGCCCGAACGGCAGGCTGCTGATGAACCCGAGCGAGAAGGACCTCGCCCGCTGCATCGGCCTGCTCAGGCCGATCGATGCCGATACACTGTATGACGTTGCCATCGTCGGCGCCGGGCCGGCCGGACTGGCGGCGGCGGTCTATGCGGCCTCCGAAGGCCTGTCGACCATCGTGCTCGATTGCCGTGCCTTTGGCGGGCAGGCGGGCGCCTCCGCGCGTATCGAGAACTATCTCGGCTTTCCCACCGGCATTACCGGCATGGCTCTGATGGCGCGCGCCTACAACCAGGCGCAGAAATTCGGCGTCGAAATGGTGATCCCGGACGAGGCGAAGCTGTTGAGTGCCGCGACCGACAATTCAGGCGCGCGTTATTTGCTCGATGTCGGCGACGGCGAGACGGTGCGCACGCGCAGCGTGGTGATCGCCAGTGGCGCGCGCTATCGGCGTCTCGATGTCGCCAATCTGTCGCAGTTCGAGGGAACGTCGGTGCATTATTGGGCCTCGCCCATCGAAGGGCGGCTTTGCGCGGGGCAGGAGGTGGCGCTGGTCGGTGCCGGCAATTCGGCTGGGCAGGCGGCGGTCTACCTGGCCAGCCACGCGCGCAAGGTGGCGCTGCTGGCGCGCGGCGGCAGCCTCGATGCAACCATGTCGCGCTACCTCGTTGAGCGCATCAGGGCGCAACCCAACATCGAGGTGCTGACCCAAACCGAAATCGAGGCGCTGGAGGGCGAGGAGGGCAATCTTGCCACGGTCCGCTGGCGCAACCGCGTCAGCGGCGAAGAAACGACGCGCTCGATCCGCCACCTCTTCCTGTTCATCGGCGCCGACCCGAACACCGACTGGCTGGCGCACTGCAATGTGGCGCTCGACGCCAAGGGTTTCGTCCGCACCGGATCGGAGCTGGGAGCGGAGCACGGCTTGATGGAAACCAGCCGCAGCGGCGTGTTCGCCATTGGCGACGTGCGTTGCGGCTCGGTCAAGCGCGTTGCGGCGGCCGTCGGCGAGGGTGCCCAGGTGGTCGCGGCACTGCATGCTTATCTTGCGCAGGACGGTGGCCACGCCACGGCGCCTCAAAGTATGATCCCTAAAAGTGGGACCCGGTTTTCGGGACAAGATCATACTTCAACAAAGAGATAG
- a CDS encoding CHASE2 domain-containing protein, producing MAGTPVPDSSTEDGTEVVSSGVRFAYWKGLIKAFAIEWALLCVLALIVALLMNLFRHTDTVQSLDRGTSDLIMRRLARETLAGPASNRFVFVDIGEASCHLWAQKLNEPCSAGFSTPRGELADLVSSLLSANSGRKAMRLVLLDIELAPQPAGANGADQQLCGQVYMLANRVPVVAVRPSIPEAVGTAKPIVRAYPSILDGSACGAAVASHAPPNLWFGSPLLSPDTDNVIRSVYKWNMVQTIKPEPEQRLAGMGLLGAALLDGRVDPGVLACLFPASHAKPEDCPKGGLTIGGHTYEPGTDEADAKARIVFSLPWGGGIPNAQSFGYAPYALQIVEAAELRQRLEENPSLIDGATVIIGGSYLASGDVRSVPLESRMPGAMIHANAVRAFTEGLLVEEHDGWGWELILIGIASVIGAVCHIAGHRLAGRVGKPLAHVLNISFAMVSIVLTVIVIFSIGTWHAFSSLSQSGIAIGVLSPVLAVTIEGMSSVLHAIREAITEALLWARRSLAPGQGGHDGH from the coding sequence ATGGCCGGCACGCCTGTTCCAGACTCGAGTACCGAGGACGGAACGGAAGTCGTGTCTTCGGGAGTGCGGTTCGCGTATTGGAAAGGCCTCATCAAGGCATTTGCGATCGAATGGGCCTTGCTTTGCGTATTGGCGCTGATCGTGGCGCTGCTGATGAACCTGTTTCGGCATACCGATACGGTTCAATCGCTTGATCGCGGCACGTCGGATCTCATCATGCGCCGCCTGGCGCGAGAAACCTTGGCTGGTCCCGCCTCCAACCGGTTTGTGTTCGTGGACATCGGCGAAGCGAGCTGTCACCTCTGGGCTCAGAAACTGAATGAGCCTTGTTCGGCGGGTTTTTCGACACCACGCGGGGAACTCGCCGACCTGGTGAGTTCGCTGCTCTCAGCCAATTCCGGTCGCAAGGCAATGCGGCTGGTTTTGCTCGATATAGAACTGGCGCCGCAACCGGCGGGCGCGAACGGTGCCGACCAGCAGCTTTGCGGCCAAGTCTACATGCTGGCCAACCGTGTACCGGTCGTCGCGGTTCGCCCGTCAATTCCCGAGGCCGTCGGTACGGCAAAACCGATTGTGCGTGCCTATCCATCGATACTGGACGGATCCGCCTGCGGTGCCGCTGTTGCCTCGCATGCGCCACCCAACCTCTGGTTCGGCTCGCCGCTTCTCAGCCCTGACACCGACAACGTAATTCGCTCGGTCTACAAGTGGAACATGGTCCAGACGATAAAGCCCGAACCAGAGCAACGACTGGCAGGGATGGGCCTTCTCGGAGCGGCGCTGTTGGACGGCAGGGTCGATCCCGGCGTTCTGGCTTGCCTTTTTCCCGCATCGCACGCCAAGCCCGAGGACTGTCCGAAGGGCGGGCTGACGATCGGTGGGCACACTTACGAGCCGGGTACGGACGAAGCTGATGCAAAGGCGCGAATTGTTTTTTCGTTGCCCTGGGGCGGGGGTATTCCGAACGCCCAGTCTTTTGGCTACGCACCATACGCTCTTCAGATTGTCGAGGCGGCCGAACTTCGGCAGCGGCTGGAGGAAAATCCCTCGCTGATCGACGGGGCGACGGTCATCATCGGGGGCAGCTATCTGGCGTCCGGCGATGTTCGGTCGGTACCCCTGGAAAGCCGCATGCCTGGAGCCATGATCCATGCCAACGCGGTTCGCGCTTTCACTGAGGGGCTTCTGGTGGAGGAACACGACGGCTGGGGCTGGGAGCTGATTTTGATCGGCATCGCCAGCGTCATCGGTGCTGTCTGTCACATTGCCGGGCACAGGCTGGCGGGCCGCGTCGGAAAGCCCCTCGCCCACGTCCTGAATATCTCCTTTGCCATGGTGTCGATCGTCTTGACGGTAATCGTGATATTTTCAATCGGAACGTGGCATGCCTTTTCCAGCCTGTCGCAGTCGGGGATTGCCATCGGCGTGCTGTCGCCCGTGCTTGCGGTGACAATCGAAGGCATGTCTTCGGTGCTGCACGCCATTCGCGAGGCGATCACGGAGGCGTTGCTCTGGGCGCGGAGGAGCCTTGCGCCGGGCCAGGGAGGTCATGATGGACATTGA